The Apium graveolens cultivar Ventura chromosome 11, ASM990537v1, whole genome shotgun sequence genome has a window encoding:
- the LOC141698352 gene encoding uncharacterized protein LOC141698352, translating to MALLTCSSQNSVLKTGKQKASSSKRHNKQPSSWDQIKNLLTCKNMQNATAVHNPPEHNINALRGAYSKLGHCKYTCRFKDVVHGNSKVIRRADNSPGNSSSGRKNVSGVSRSSSSRFLASDTSGRSNSFSTSSRRMQFRKLSGCYECHMIVDPSRYPNPRSRICGCPECGEIFVNAESLEQHQAVRHAVLELSQQDSGRNIVEIIFKSSWLKNDNPFCNIQRILKIRNSKRNIQRFEDCRDAVKLRANANTKKNPRRAADGNELLRFHCTNLTCRLGARGYSCLCGSVPGCGVCTIIRHGFPGSCFADDESGVRTTASSGRAHDCFGGTSTCRAMLVCRVIAGKIRMAAEEVSLGVAGGYDSVAGNVGLNSSLEDLYVRNPRAILPCFVVIYNAMF from the exons ATGGCACTCCTCACTTGTTCATCACAAAACTCGGTCCTCAAAACCGGTAAACAAAAAGCCTCGTCATCAAAACGCCATAATAAACAGCCATCTTCATGGGACCAAATCAAGAATCTACTCACTTGTAAAAATATGCAAAATGCAACGGCCGTTCACAATCCTCCCGAACATAACATTAATGCTCTAAGAGGGGCTTACTCAAAGCTAGGACATTGCAAGTACACATGTAGATTTAAGGATGTTGTTCATGGTAATAGTAAAGTCATTCGCAGAGCAGATAACTCGCCAGGAAACAGCTCCTCTGGACGGAAAAATGTTAGCGGGGTTTCGCGGTCATCGTCATCGAGATTCTTGGCTAGTGATACATCAGGGAGATCTAATTCGTTCTCCACATCTTCCAGAAGAATGCAATTTAGGAAACTTTCTGGCTGTTATGAATGTCATATGATTGTTGATCCTAGCAG GTATCCGAATCCAAGAAGTAGAATTTGTGGTTGCCCGGAGTGTGGGGAGATATTTGTGAATGCTGAGAGTTTGGAACAGCATCAAGCTGTTAGACATGCTG TGTTGGAGCTGAGTCAACAAGATTCGGGACGCAATATTGTAGAAATAATATTCAAATCAAGCTGGCTCAAAAATGATAATCCGTTTTGCAACATCCAACGTATACTAAAAATCCGCAACTCAAAACGGAACATCCAACGTTTTGAAGACTGTCGTGACGCAGTTAAGCTTCGTGCTAATGCAAACACAAAGAAAAACCCTAGACGTGCTGCTGATGGTAACGAACTGTTAAGGTTCCATTGCACCAACCTCACCTGCAGGCTTGGCGCACGAGGCTACTCCTGCTTATGTGGCTCCGTTCCGGGTTGCGGAGTTTGTACTATAATCAGGCACGGCTTTCCAGGTAGCTGTTTTGCAGACGATGAGAGTGGGGTCCGCACCACTGCGAGTAGCGGTAGGGCCCATGATTGTTTTGGTGGGACCTCTACGTGTAGAGCTATGCTTGTGTGTCGTGTTATAGCCGGGAAAATAAGGATGGCGGCGGAAGAAGTGAGCTTGGGGGTGGCGGGAGGTTATGATTCTGTGGCTGGAAATGTAGGACTTAATTCCAGTCTTGAGGATTTGTATGTTCGTAACCCTAGGGCTATACTTCCTTGTTTTGTTGTTATTTACAATGCTATGTTCTAG
- the LOC141698437 gene encoding hexokinase-2, chloroplastic isoform X3 — protein MLSNMVLTINTFSCCSTSPLSQIYFASFFFTHQLVQTMSMTATPPAVRSYLTPGRPTSKFMTRARMAVRSNLLSFAPILINLQRDCATPLPVLRHVADAMAADMRAGLAVDGRSDLKMILSYVDDLPTGNEKGLFYALDLGGTNFRVLRVQLGGKEERVVATEFDQVSIPQELMFGTSEALFDFIASGLAKFAQKEGGKFHLPHGRTREIGFTFSFPVKQTSIDSGILIKWTKGFAVSGTAGKDVVSCLNEAMQRLGTDMRVSALVNDTVGTLAGARYWDDDVMVAVILGTGTNACYVERVDSIPKLQEQKSVSGRTVCEKILIGYDIVLNDKMHVDEYYLFQIVNTEWGGFSNGLPLSEFDRQMDADSINPGEQIFEKTISGMYLGEIVRRVLVKMAEVADLFGEHASAKLSTPFILGTPHISAMQQDSSKNLEAVGSILYDVVGTPM, from the exons ATGTTGTCTAACATGGTGTTAACAATCAACACTTTTTCTTGTTGTTCTACTTCTCCTCTGTCTCAAATCTACTTTGCTTCATTCTTTTTTACACATCAACTTGTGCAAACAATGTCAATGACGGCGACTCCACCAGCCGTCCGGTCATATCTAACCCCGGGACGGCCAACTAGTAAATTCATGACACGTGCAAGGATGGCGGTCCGATCTAACCTCCTATCTTTTGCACCAATTTTGATCAACCTACAGAGAGACTGTGCTACTCCACTTCCTGTGTTGCGCCATGTGGCTGATGCCATGGCTGCCGACATGCGAGCTGGCCTTGCTGTCGACGGCCGCAGCGATCTCAAGATGATTCTCAGTTATGTTGACGATTTGCCGACAGG GAATGAGAAAGGGTTGTTTTATGCACTGGATCTTGGTGGCACCAATTTTCGAGTGCTCAGAGTGCAATTGGGAGGAAAGGAAGAGAGGGTGGTTGCTACTGAGTTCGACCAAGTTTCTATACCACAAGAATTGATGTTTGGTACCTCTGAG GCGTTATTTGATTTCATAGCTTCTGGGCTGGCAAAATTTGCACAAAAGGAGGGTGGAAAGTTTCATCTGCCACATGGAAGGACGAGGGAAATTGGTTTTACATTTTCGTTCCCGGTGAAGCAGACTTCTATTGATTCTGGCATACTGATCAAGTGGACTAAAGGTTTCGCAGTATCTGGAACG GCAGGAAAAGATGTTGTGTCTTGTTTGAATGAAGCCATGCAAAGGCTGGGGACGGATATGCGGGTATCTGCCTTG GTTAATGATACAGTTGGAACTTTAGCTGGAGCAAGATACTGGGATGATGATGTAATGGTTGCCGTAATCCTGGGAACTGGAACAAATGCTTGCTATGTAGAAAGAGTAGATTCTATCCCTAAACTTCAGGAACAAAAGTCTGTATCAGGAAGAACGGTTTGTGAAAAAATTCTAATTGGCTATGACATAGTGTTAAATGACAAGATGCATGTTGATGAGTATTACTTGTTTCAGATTGTCAATACAGAATGGGGGGGATTCTCTAATGGTCTTCCTTTAAGTGAGTTTGATAGGCAAATGGATGCTGACAGTATAAATCCTGGTGAGCAG ATATTTGAAAAGACAATTTCTGGTATGTACCTTGGTGAAATTGTAAGACGGGTGCTTGTCAAAATGGCTGAAGTTGCTGATTTATTTGGTGAACATGCATCAGCTAAACTTTCCACGCCCTTTATACTCGG AACCCCGCATATATCTGCCATGCAGCAGGATAGTTCAAAAAATTTAGAAGCTGTTGGGTCAATTCTATATGATGTGGTTGGA ACTCCAATGTAA
- the LOC141698437 gene encoding hexokinase-2, chloroplastic isoform X1 codes for MLSNMVLTINTFSCCSTSPLSQIYFASFFFTHQLVQTMSMTATPPAVRSYLTPGRPTSKFMTRARMAVRSNLLSFAPILINLQRDCATPLPVLRHVADAMAADMRAGLAVDGRSDLKMILSYVDDLPTGNEKGLFYALDLGGTNFRVLRVQLGGKEERVVATEFDQVSIPQELMFGTSEALFDFIASGLAKFAQKEGGKFHLPHGRTREIGFTFSFPVKQTSIDSGILIKWTKGFAVSGTAGKDVVSCLNEAMQRLGTDMRVSALVNDTVGTLAGARYWDDDVMVAVILGTGTNACYVERVDSIPKLQEQKSVSGRTVCEKILIGYDIVLNDKMHVDEYYLFQIVNTEWGGFSNGLPLSEFDRQMDADSINPGEQIFEKTISGMYLGEIVRRVLVKMAEVADLFGEHASAKLSTPFILGTPHISAMQQDSSKNLEAVGSILYDVVGVDSNVNARKIVWEVCDTIAKRGGRLAGAGIVGILEKMEEDSKGVIYGKRTVVAMDGGLYEHYPHYRKYLQDAVTELLGSQLSKNIVIEHSKDGSGIGAALLAATNSKYEH; via the exons ATGTTGTCTAACATGGTGTTAACAATCAACACTTTTTCTTGTTGTTCTACTTCTCCTCTGTCTCAAATCTACTTTGCTTCATTCTTTTTTACACATCAACTTGTGCAAACAATGTCAATGACGGCGACTCCACCAGCCGTCCGGTCATATCTAACCCCGGGACGGCCAACTAGTAAATTCATGACACGTGCAAGGATGGCGGTCCGATCTAACCTCCTATCTTTTGCACCAATTTTGATCAACCTACAGAGAGACTGTGCTACTCCACTTCCTGTGTTGCGCCATGTGGCTGATGCCATGGCTGCCGACATGCGAGCTGGCCTTGCTGTCGACGGCCGCAGCGATCTCAAGATGATTCTCAGTTATGTTGACGATTTGCCGACAGG GAATGAGAAAGGGTTGTTTTATGCACTGGATCTTGGTGGCACCAATTTTCGAGTGCTCAGAGTGCAATTGGGAGGAAAGGAAGAGAGGGTGGTTGCTACTGAGTTCGACCAAGTTTCTATACCACAAGAATTGATGTTTGGTACCTCTGAG GCGTTATTTGATTTCATAGCTTCTGGGCTGGCAAAATTTGCACAAAAGGAGGGTGGAAAGTTTCATCTGCCACATGGAAGGACGAGGGAAATTGGTTTTACATTTTCGTTCCCGGTGAAGCAGACTTCTATTGATTCTGGCATACTGATCAAGTGGACTAAAGGTTTCGCAGTATCTGGAACG GCAGGAAAAGATGTTGTGTCTTGTTTGAATGAAGCCATGCAAAGGCTGGGGACGGATATGCGGGTATCTGCCTTG GTTAATGATACAGTTGGAACTTTAGCTGGAGCAAGATACTGGGATGATGATGTAATGGTTGCCGTAATCCTGGGAACTGGAACAAATGCTTGCTATGTAGAAAGAGTAGATTCTATCCCTAAACTTCAGGAACAAAAGTCTGTATCAGGAAGAACGGTTTGTGAAAAAATTCTAATTGGCTATGACATAGTGTTAAATGACAAGATGCATGTTGATGAGTATTACTTGTTTCAGATTGTCAATACAGAATGGGGGGGATTCTCTAATGGTCTTCCTTTAAGTGAGTTTGATAGGCAAATGGATGCTGACAGTATAAATCCTGGTGAGCAG ATATTTGAAAAGACAATTTCTGGTATGTACCTTGGTGAAATTGTAAGACGGGTGCTTGTCAAAATGGCTGAAGTTGCTGATTTATTTGGTGAACATGCATCAGCTAAACTTTCCACGCCCTTTATACTCGG AACCCCGCATATATCTGCCATGCAGCAGGATAGTTCAAAAAATTTAGAAGCTGTTGGGTCAATTCTATATGATGTGGTTGGA GTAGACTCCAATGTAAATGCAAGGAAAATCGTGTGGGAGGTTTGTGATACCATAGCAAAACGTGGAGGGCGCTTGGCTGGTGCAGGAATTGTCGGGATACTTGAAAAAATGGAGGAAGATTCAAAGGGTGTCATTTATGGGAAAAGGACAGTTGTTGCAATGGACGGGGGTTTGTATGAACACTATCCCCACTACAGAAAATACCTTCAAGACGCGGTGACTGAGCTTTTAGGATCTCAACTATCAAAAAACATAGTCATAGAACATTCTAAAGATGGATCTGGCATTGGAGCTGCTCTCCTAGCTGCTACAAATTCAAAGTACGAGCATTGA
- the LOC141698437 gene encoding hexokinase-2, chloroplastic isoform X2: protein MLSNMVLTINTFSCCSTSPLSQIYFASFFFTHQLVQTMSMTATPPAVRSYLTPGRPTSKFMTRARMAVRSNLLSFAPILINLQRDCATPLPVLRHVADAMAADMRAGLAVDGRSDLKMILSYVDDLPTGNEKGLFYALDLGGTNFRVLRVQLGGKEERVVATEFDQVSIPQELMFGTSEALFDFIASGLAKFAQKEGGKFHLPHGRTREIGFTFSFPVKQTSIDSGILIKWTKGFAVSGTAGKDVVSCLNEAMQRLGTDMRVSALVNDTVGTLAGARYWDDDVMVAVILGTGTNACYVERVDSIPKLQEQKSVSGRTIVNTEWGGFSNGLPLSEFDRQMDADSINPGEQIFEKTISGMYLGEIVRRVLVKMAEVADLFGEHASAKLSTPFILGTPHISAMQQDSSKNLEAVGSILYDVVGVDSNVNARKIVWEVCDTIAKRGGRLAGAGIVGILEKMEEDSKGVIYGKRTVVAMDGGLYEHYPHYRKYLQDAVTELLGSQLSKNIVIEHSKDGSGIGAALLAATNSKYEH, encoded by the exons ATGTTGTCTAACATGGTGTTAACAATCAACACTTTTTCTTGTTGTTCTACTTCTCCTCTGTCTCAAATCTACTTTGCTTCATTCTTTTTTACACATCAACTTGTGCAAACAATGTCAATGACGGCGACTCCACCAGCCGTCCGGTCATATCTAACCCCGGGACGGCCAACTAGTAAATTCATGACACGTGCAAGGATGGCGGTCCGATCTAACCTCCTATCTTTTGCACCAATTTTGATCAACCTACAGAGAGACTGTGCTACTCCACTTCCTGTGTTGCGCCATGTGGCTGATGCCATGGCTGCCGACATGCGAGCTGGCCTTGCTGTCGACGGCCGCAGCGATCTCAAGATGATTCTCAGTTATGTTGACGATTTGCCGACAGG GAATGAGAAAGGGTTGTTTTATGCACTGGATCTTGGTGGCACCAATTTTCGAGTGCTCAGAGTGCAATTGGGAGGAAAGGAAGAGAGGGTGGTTGCTACTGAGTTCGACCAAGTTTCTATACCACAAGAATTGATGTTTGGTACCTCTGAG GCGTTATTTGATTTCATAGCTTCTGGGCTGGCAAAATTTGCACAAAAGGAGGGTGGAAAGTTTCATCTGCCACATGGAAGGACGAGGGAAATTGGTTTTACATTTTCGTTCCCGGTGAAGCAGACTTCTATTGATTCTGGCATACTGATCAAGTGGACTAAAGGTTTCGCAGTATCTGGAACG GCAGGAAAAGATGTTGTGTCTTGTTTGAATGAAGCCATGCAAAGGCTGGGGACGGATATGCGGGTATCTGCCTTG GTTAATGATACAGTTGGAACTTTAGCTGGAGCAAGATACTGGGATGATGATGTAATGGTTGCCGTAATCCTGGGAACTGGAACAAATGCTTGCTATGTAGAAAGAGTAGATTCTATCCCTAAACTTCAGGAACAAAAGTCTGTATCAGGAAGAACG ATTGTCAATACAGAATGGGGGGGATTCTCTAATGGTCTTCCTTTAAGTGAGTTTGATAGGCAAATGGATGCTGACAGTATAAATCCTGGTGAGCAG ATATTTGAAAAGACAATTTCTGGTATGTACCTTGGTGAAATTGTAAGACGGGTGCTTGTCAAAATGGCTGAAGTTGCTGATTTATTTGGTGAACATGCATCAGCTAAACTTTCCACGCCCTTTATACTCGG AACCCCGCATATATCTGCCATGCAGCAGGATAGTTCAAAAAATTTAGAAGCTGTTGGGTCAATTCTATATGATGTGGTTGGA GTAGACTCCAATGTAAATGCAAGGAAAATCGTGTGGGAGGTTTGTGATACCATAGCAAAACGTGGAGGGCGCTTGGCTGGTGCAGGAATTGTCGGGATACTTGAAAAAATGGAGGAAGATTCAAAGGGTGTCATTTATGGGAAAAGGACAGTTGTTGCAATGGACGGGGGTTTGTATGAACACTATCCCCACTACAGAAAATACCTTCAAGACGCGGTGACTGAGCTTTTAGGATCTCAACTATCAAAAAACATAGTCATAGAACATTCTAAAGATGGATCTGGCATTGGAGCTGCTCTCCTAGCTGCTACAAATTCAAAGTACGAGCATTGA